A genomic window from Erpetoichthys calabaricus chromosome 17, fErpCal1.3, whole genome shotgun sequence includes:
- the LOC114667685 gene encoding kelch-like protein 25 isoform X2: MSVTVHENRKSRTSTGSMNISLFHKPSHPDSVLTHLNTLRKQRMFTDVTLWAGDRSFPCHRAVLAACSRYFEAMFSGGLRESLDSDVNFHDSIHPEVLELLLDFAYSSRVVINEENAESLLEAGDMLQFHDIRDAAAEFLEKNLHSSNCLGMMLLSDAHQCKRLYELSWRMCLVHFEAVMDTEDFCGLSKEKLLDLILSDELEIEDERIVYNAVIRWVHHDLDNRKEYLPELLRGIRLALLPSECLIDAVACEELVVSDKRSRQIVEEAIQSKKKILQNDGVVTSPCARPRKAGHTLLILGGQTFMCDKIYQVDHKAKEIIPRSDLPSPRKEFSACAIGCKVYVTGGRGSENGVSKDVWVYDTVHEEWSKGAPMLIARFGHGSAELENCLYVVGGHTAIAGVFPASPSVSLKQVERYNPLTNKWSMMAPLRDGVSNAAVVSAKLKLFVFGGTTIHRDKASKVQCYDPVENRWTIAAECPQPWRYTAAAVLGSQIFIMGGDTEFTAASAYRFDCETNQWTRVGDMTSKRMSCHAVASGNKLYVVGGYFGTQRCKTLDCYDPTSDSWNSITTVPYSLIPTAFVSTWKHLPA, encoded by the coding sequence ATGTCAGTCACCGTGCACGAGAATAGAAAATCTCGTACCAGTACGGGCTCCATGAACATTTCGTTGTTCCACAAGCCCTCTCATCCAGACAGCGTGCTTACTCACCTCAATACCTTGAGAAAGCAGCGTATGTTTACTGATGTGACTCTTTGGGCTGGAGATCGTTCCTTTCCTTGTCATCGGGCTGTTTTAGCTGCCTGTAGTCGCTACTTTGAAGCAATGTTCAGTGGTGGATTGCGTGAGAGTCTGGACAGTGATGTAAATTTCCATGATAGTATACACCCTGAAGTACTTGAGCTGCTGCTTGACTTTGCTTATTCATCCCGTGTTGTGATCAATGAGGAGAATGCAGAATCCTTACTTGAGGCGGGAGACATGCTTCAGTTTCATGATATCCGAGATGCAGCTGCAGAATTTCTTGAGAAAAACTTGCATTCCTCCAACTGCCTGGGCATGATGCTACTTTCGGATGCTCACCAGTGTAAACGCCTGTACGAACTATCCTGGAGAATGTGTTTAGTGCACTTTGAAGCAGTAATGGACACTGAGGATTTTTGTGGCCTATCAAAGGAAAAACTTCTTGATCTGATCCTTAGTGATGAATTAGAAATTGAAGATGAGCGGATAGTTTACAATGCTGTCATTCGCTGGGTTCATCATGATCTGGATAACAGAAAAGAGTATCTTCCTGAACTTTTGAGGGGCATCCGTCTTGCTCTTTTACCTTCAGAATGCCTGATTGATGCTGTTGCATGTGAGGAGCTGGTTGTTTCTGATAAAAGGAGCAGACAGATTGTGGAAGAGGCCATCCAATCTAAGAAAAAGATCTTACAAAACGATGGTGTAGTTACCAGTCCTTGTGCCCGCCCACGCAAGGCTGGACATACACTTCTTATCTTGGGTGGACAGACCTTCATGTGTGACAAAATTTACCAAGTAGACCACAAGGCTAAGGAAATTATTCCCAGATCGGACCTACCTAGCCCAAGAAAGGAATTCAGTGCCTGCGCTATTGGTTGCAAGGTATATGTGACAGGTGGTCGTGGGTCTGAGAATGGAGTTTCAAAAGATGTGTGGGTTTATGACACAGTTCATGAAGAATGGTCTAAGGGTGCACCAATGTTAATTGCACGTTTTGGCCACGGATCCGCAGAATtagaaaattgtttatatgtggTTGGAGGGCACACTGCCATAGCAGGTGTCTTCCCAGCATCTCCTTCTGTGTCCCTGAAGCAGGTTGAGAGATATAACCCGCTTACTAACAAATGGAGTATGATGGCTCCACTTAGAGATGGAGTGAGCAATGCAGCTGTTGTCAGTGCCAAGCTAAAACTTTTTGTCTTTGGGGGTACTACCATTCACCGGGACAAAGCGTCTAAGGTTCAGTGCTATGATCCAGTGGAAAATCGATGGACTATTGCTGCAGAGTGCCCACAGCCTTGGCGTTATACTGCTGCCGCTGTGTTGGGCAGTCAGATCTTTATAATGGGTGGTGACACGGAATTTACCGCAGCCTCTGCTTACCGCTTCGACTGTGAAACCAACCAATGGACACGAGTTGGAGATATGACCTCTAAACGCATGAGCTGCCATGCTGTGGCTTCAGGAAATAAGCTGTATGTAGTTGGGGGCTACTTTGGCACCCAGCGATGTAAGACTTTGGACTGCTATGATCCCACATCTGATAGCTGGAATAGTATAACAACAGTGCCTTACTCACTTATTCCAACTGCTTTTGTCAGCACATGGAAACACCTGCCTGCTTGA
- the LOC114667685 gene encoding kelch-like protein 25 isoform X1, whose product MYSVAFVRTPQISQVIEGPLGRLWKRQMQSPSQLLTVSRCTWVSNLCRLRQLRDGESLEDPVAMSVTVHENRKSRTSTGSMNISLFHKPSHPDSVLTHLNTLRKQRMFTDVTLWAGDRSFPCHRAVLAACSRYFEAMFSGGLRESLDSDVNFHDSIHPEVLELLLDFAYSSRVVINEENAESLLEAGDMLQFHDIRDAAAEFLEKNLHSSNCLGMMLLSDAHQCKRLYELSWRMCLVHFEAVMDTEDFCGLSKEKLLDLILSDELEIEDERIVYNAVIRWVHHDLDNRKEYLPELLRGIRLALLPSECLIDAVACEELVVSDKRSRQIVEEAIQSKKKILQNDGVVTSPCARPRKAGHTLLILGGQTFMCDKIYQVDHKAKEIIPRSDLPSPRKEFSACAIGCKVYVTGGRGSENGVSKDVWVYDTVHEEWSKGAPMLIARFGHGSAELENCLYVVGGHTAIAGVFPASPSVSLKQVERYNPLTNKWSMMAPLRDGVSNAAVVSAKLKLFVFGGTTIHRDKASKVQCYDPVENRWTIAAECPQPWRYTAAAVLGSQIFIMGGDTEFTAASAYRFDCETNQWTRVGDMTSKRMSCHAVASGNKLYVVGGYFGTQRCKTLDCYDPTSDSWNSITTVPYSLIPTAFVSTWKHLPA is encoded by the coding sequence TTAGACAGCTAAGGGACGGAGAATCCCTTGAAGATCCAGTTGCCATGTCAGTCACCGTGCACGAGAATAGAAAATCTCGTACCAGTACGGGCTCCATGAACATTTCGTTGTTCCACAAGCCCTCTCATCCAGACAGCGTGCTTACTCACCTCAATACCTTGAGAAAGCAGCGTATGTTTACTGATGTGACTCTTTGGGCTGGAGATCGTTCCTTTCCTTGTCATCGGGCTGTTTTAGCTGCCTGTAGTCGCTACTTTGAAGCAATGTTCAGTGGTGGATTGCGTGAGAGTCTGGACAGTGATGTAAATTTCCATGATAGTATACACCCTGAAGTACTTGAGCTGCTGCTTGACTTTGCTTATTCATCCCGTGTTGTGATCAATGAGGAGAATGCAGAATCCTTACTTGAGGCGGGAGACATGCTTCAGTTTCATGATATCCGAGATGCAGCTGCAGAATTTCTTGAGAAAAACTTGCATTCCTCCAACTGCCTGGGCATGATGCTACTTTCGGATGCTCACCAGTGTAAACGCCTGTACGAACTATCCTGGAGAATGTGTTTAGTGCACTTTGAAGCAGTAATGGACACTGAGGATTTTTGTGGCCTATCAAAGGAAAAACTTCTTGATCTGATCCTTAGTGATGAATTAGAAATTGAAGATGAGCGGATAGTTTACAATGCTGTCATTCGCTGGGTTCATCATGATCTGGATAACAGAAAAGAGTATCTTCCTGAACTTTTGAGGGGCATCCGTCTTGCTCTTTTACCTTCAGAATGCCTGATTGATGCTGTTGCATGTGAGGAGCTGGTTGTTTCTGATAAAAGGAGCAGACAGATTGTGGAAGAGGCCATCCAATCTAAGAAAAAGATCTTACAAAACGATGGTGTAGTTACCAGTCCTTGTGCCCGCCCACGCAAGGCTGGACATACACTTCTTATCTTGGGTGGACAGACCTTCATGTGTGACAAAATTTACCAAGTAGACCACAAGGCTAAGGAAATTATTCCCAGATCGGACCTACCTAGCCCAAGAAAGGAATTCAGTGCCTGCGCTATTGGTTGCAAGGTATATGTGACAGGTGGTCGTGGGTCTGAGAATGGAGTTTCAAAAGATGTGTGGGTTTATGACACAGTTCATGAAGAATGGTCTAAGGGTGCACCAATGTTAATTGCACGTTTTGGCCACGGATCCGCAGAATtagaaaattgtttatatgtggTTGGAGGGCACACTGCCATAGCAGGTGTCTTCCCAGCATCTCCTTCTGTGTCCCTGAAGCAGGTTGAGAGATATAACCCGCTTACTAACAAATGGAGTATGATGGCTCCACTTAGAGATGGAGTGAGCAATGCAGCTGTTGTCAGTGCCAAGCTAAAACTTTTTGTCTTTGGGGGTACTACCATTCACCGGGACAAAGCGTCTAAGGTTCAGTGCTATGATCCAGTGGAAAATCGATGGACTATTGCTGCAGAGTGCCCACAGCCTTGGCGTTATACTGCTGCCGCTGTGTTGGGCAGTCAGATCTTTATAATGGGTGGTGACACGGAATTTACCGCAGCCTCTGCTTACCGCTTCGACTGTGAAACCAACCAATGGACACGAGTTGGAGATATGACCTCTAAACGCATGAGCTGCCATGCTGTGGCTTCAGGAAATAAGCTGTATGTAGTTGGGGGCTACTTTGGCACCCAGCGATGTAAGACTTTGGACTGCTATGATCCCACATCTGATAGCTGGAATAGTATAACAACAGTGCCTTACTCACTTATTCCAACTGCTTTTGTCAGCACATGGAAACACCTGCCTGCTTGA